One Oryza glaberrima chromosome 10, OglaRS2, whole genome shotgun sequence DNA segment encodes these proteins:
- the LOC127752534 gene encoding alpha-galactosidase translates to MARASSSSSPPSPRLLLFLLVAVAATLLPEAAALGNFTAESRGARWRSRRARRRAFENGLGRTPQMGWNSWNHFYCGINEQIIRETADALVNTGLAKLGYQYVNIDDCWAEYSRDSQGNFVPNRQTFPSGIKALADYVHAKGLKLGIYSDAGSQTCSNKMPGSLDHEEQDVKTFASWGVDYLKYDNCNDAGRSVMERYTRMSNAMKTYGKNIFFSLCEWGKENPATWAGRMGNSWRTTGDIADNWGSMTSRADENDQWAAYAGPGGWNDPDMLEVGNGGMSEAEYRSHFSIWALAKAPLLIGCDVRSMSQQTKNILSNSEVIAVNQDSLGVQGKKVQSDNGLEVWAGPLSNNRKAVVLWNRQSYQATITAHWSNIGLAGSVAVTARDLWAHSSFAAQGQISASVAPHDCKMYVLTPN, encoded by the exons atggcgcgcgccTCGAGCTCctcgtctccgccgtcgccgcgcctcctcctcttcctcctggtggcggtggcggcgacgctgctccccgaggcggcggcgctgggcaACTTCACGGCGGAGTCccgcggcgcgcggtggcggtctcgccgcgcgcggcgccgcgccTTCGAGAACGGCCTCGGCCGCACGCCGCAGATGGG GTGGAATAGCTGGAACCACTTCTACTGCGGGATCAACGAGCAGATCATCAGGGAAACAG CTGATGCATTGGTCAACACTGGTCTGGCGAAATTGGGGTACCAGTATGTGAATATAG ATGATTGCTGGGCAGAATATAGTAGGGATTCCCAG GGTAACTTTGTGCCAAATAGGCAGACATTTCCCTCTGGTATCAAGGCACTGGCAGATTATGTGCATGCAAAAGGGCTGAAGCTTGGCATCTACAGCGATGCTGG GTCACAAACATGCAGTAACAAAATGCCAGGATCACTTGATCATGAAGAGCAAGATGTCAAGACCTTCGCGTCTTGG GGAGTTGATTATCTGAAGTATGACAACTGCAATGATGCTGGCAGGAGTGTCATGGAAAG ATACACTAGAATGAGCAATGCCATGAAGACCTATGGAAAGAATATCTTCTTCTCACTCTGTGAATG GGGGAAAGAAAATCCTGCTACATGGGCAGGCCGAATGGGTAACAGCTGGAGAACAACTGGCGACATCGCCGACAACTGGGGCAG TATGACATCTCGTGCAGACGAAAATGACCAATGGGCTGCCTATGCTGGACCTGGTGGATGGAATG ATCCTGACATGCTTGAAGTGGGAAATGGTGGGATGTCTGAAGCTGAGTACCGGTCACACTTCAGTATCTGGGCACTAGCAAAG GCTCCTCTTTTGATCGGATGCGATGTGCGCTCAATGAGCCAGCAGACGAAGAACATACTCAGCAACTCGGAGGTGATCGCTGTCAACCAAG ATAGTCTAGGTGTCCAAGGAAAGAAAGTACAATCTGACAACGGATTGGAG GTTTGGGCAGGGCCACTCAGCAACAACAGGAAGGCTGTGGTGCTCTGGAACAGGCAGTCATACCAGGCAACCATCACTGCGCATTGGTCGAACATCGGGCTCGCTGGATCGGTCGCGGTCACTGCTCGCGATCTATGGGCG CACTCTTCGTTCGCGGCTCAGGGACAGATATCAGCATCGGTAGCGCCTCATGACTGCAAGATGTATGTCTTGACACCAAACTAG